A genomic region of Solanum dulcamara chromosome 2, daSolDulc1.2, whole genome shotgun sequence contains the following coding sequences:
- the LOC129880829 gene encoding inositol-3-phosphate synthase-like — translation MFIENFKVESPNVKYTENEIHSVYDYETTELVHEERNGTYQWIVKPKSVKYEFKTDTHVPKLGVMLVGWGGNNGSTLTGGVIAHREGISWATKEKVQQANYFGSLTQASTIRVGSFNGEEMYAPFKSLLPMVNPDDIVFGGWDISNMNLADAMVRAKVFDIDLQKQLRPYMESMVPLPGIYDPDFIAANQEARANNVIKGTKKEQVDQIVKDIREFKEKNKVDKIVVLWTANTERYSNVVVGFNDTMENLLAAVDRNEAEISPSTLHAIACILENVPFINGSPQNTFVPGLIDLAIKRNTLIGGDDFKSGQTKMKSVLVDFLVGAGIKPTSIVSYNHLGNNDGMNLSAPQTFRSKEISKSNVVDDMVASNAILYESGEHPDHVVVIKYIPYVGDSKRAMDEYTSEIFMGGKSTIVLHNTCEDSLLAAPIILDLVLLAELSTRIQLKAEGEGKFHSFHPVATILSYLTKAPLVPPGTPVVNALSKQRAMLENIMRACVGLAPENNMILEYK, via the exons atgtttattgaaaattttaagGTGGAAAGCCCAAATGTGAAGTATACAGAGAATGAAATTCATTCTGTGTATGATTATGAAACCACAGAGCTTGTTCATGAAGAAAGAAATGGCACTTATCAATGGATTGTCAAGCCTAAATCTGtcaaatatgaatttaaaactGATACCCATGTGCCAAAATTAGG ggTTATGCTTGTTGGATGGGGAGGAAACAATGGTTCAACATTGACTGGAGGTGTTATTGCACATCGAGA AGGAATTTCATGGGCAACCAAAGAAAAGGTGCAGCAAGCCAATTATTTTGGGTCTCTTACTCAGGCATCAACAATTCGAGTTGGGTCTTTCAATGGCGAAGAGATGTATGCACCCTTCAAGAGCCTCCTTCCCATG GTCAACCCAGACGACATAGTGTTTGGAGGATGGGACATTAGCAACATGAATTTGGCAGATGCCATGGTCAGGGCAAAGGTTTTTGACATTGATCTGCAAAAACAGCTGAGGCCCTACATGGAATCCATGGTCCCCCTTCCTGGTATCTATGACCCTGACTTCATTGCTGCTAACCAAGAAGCACGTGCCAACAATGTGATCAAGGGAACCAAGAAAGAGCAAGTTGATCAAATTGTTAAAGATATTAG GGAGTTCAAGGAGAAGAACAAGGTAGACAAGATAGTGGTTCTGTGGACTGCCAACACCGAAAGGTACAGCAATGTGGTTGTTGGCTTTAACGACACCATGGAAAACCTTTTAGCTGCTGTGGATAGAAATGAGGCTGAAATATCTCCCTCTACATTGCATGCTATTGCTTGTATTCTTGAAAATGTGCCTTTCATCAATGGAAGCCCTCAAAACACCTTTGTCCCAG GTCTTATTGATTTGGCCATCAAGAGGAACACTTTAATTGGTGGTGATGACTTTAAGAGTGGTCAAACCAAGATGAAATCTGTGTTAGTTGATTTCCTTGTTGGAGCTGGCATTAAG CCAACGTCAATAGTGAGCTACAATCACTTGGGTAACAATGATGGAATGAATCTTTCTGCCCCTCAAACTTTCCGGTCTAAAGAGATCTCAAAAAGCAATGTTGTCGATGATATGGTTGCTAGCAATGCCATTCTCTATGAATCTGGCGAGCACCCTGACCATGTTGTTGTGATTAAG TACATTCCATATGTTGGAGACAGCAAGAGGGCAATGGATGAGTACACATCAGAGATTTTCATGGGTGGAAAGAGCACCATAGTTTTGCACAATACATGTGAGGACTCTCTTTTGGCAGCTCCAATTATCCTGGACTTGGTCCTTCTTGCCGAACTCAGCACTCGCATTCAACTCAAAGCTGAAGGGGAG GGGAAGTTCCACTCCTTCCACCCTGTGGCTACTATTCTCAGCTACCTCACCAAGGCTCCTCTG GTACCACCAGGTACTCCAGTGGTGAATGCCCTTTCAAAGCAGAGGGCAATGCTTGAGAACATAATGAGAGCTTGTGTTGGTTTGGCACCAGAGAACAACATGATTTTGGAATACAAATGA
- the LOC129877577 gene encoding protein INCREASED RESISTANCE TO MYZUS PERSICAE 1-like has translation MMRRTTSMTRITVDVMNNGGGKPSDHQHVSLKYHHRSSSDQSFHLHHIEKTTYFLTTCGLCNRRLPPSRDIYMYRGDTAFCSMECREKHMKKDKRKEKSKVPILQKKTENHHNYSELPSENSGKSKTIAAA, from the exons aTGATGAGGAGAACAACAAGCATGACAAGGATCACCGTTGATGTAATGAACAACGGAGGAGGAAAGCCGTCTGATCATCAACACGTGTCATTAAAATATCACCATAGAAGTTCAAGTGATCAAAGTTTTCATCTTCATCATATAGAAAAAACTACTTATTTCTTGACAACTTGTGGACTTTGTAACCGTCGATTGCCACCTTCTCGTGATATTTACATGTACag GGGTGATACTGCATTTTGTAGTATGGAGTGTAGGgaaaaacacatgaaaaaagataaaagaaaagagaaatcaAAGGTTCCTATCCTTCAAAAGAAGACTGAAAATCATCACAATTACTCAGAATTACCGTCTGAAAATTCTGGCAAGAGTAAAACTATTGCAGCAGCTTGA